The bacterium DNA segment ATCTCCATTAATTGTCAGAAGGTCGCCTTCTTTAAGGGAGTTAAAAAATTCTTCGCCAACAACTTCAATAAGTGGTATTCCGGCTTCGAGGAGGATCATTGGGCCGGTATTCGGATAGCGACCAAGGCTGGATTGGGCGGCATTTACTACGGCAACTGGTTTAGCATCTAATAAAGCACGGCCTGCCAGCGCATCAATATCTTCATGATGGATAACCGCGATATCGCCGGGTTTGAGGCGTTTAACCAAATTTTTAGTTCGTCGGTCGATACGTAGTGTGCCTGTAATGCTAAGCGGCGAGGCCGTCTTACTCGATGAACGTGTCAACAACCGCATTCGTGGTTCTCCCATGGAGATGTGTGCTTTTTACTTACTATCTATAGTTATCAAATAATGCGCTTACGGATTGGTCATTGTGGATGCGTTTGATCGCTTCGGCCAGCAAGGGGGCCACTGATAGAATGGTAAGCTTTTCAAACATCTTTTCGGGTCCTAATTGCACTGTATCGGTCACAATCACCTGTTTGAGAGGTGAATTATTAAGCCGACTGGTCGCTTCTCCCGAGAAAACGGCGTGGGTGCAGGCGGCTATGACTTCAGTGGCGCCGCGATTAATCAAGGCTTCGGCTCCTTGCACAACGGAACCACCGGTATCGATGATGTCATCAATCATCACGCATCGCTTACCTGAGACGTCGCCAATAATTTCCATAATGTCGACTTTGTTAGGTTCAGGTCGGCGCTTGGCGATAATGGCGATAGGGGCTTTTACGATTTCAGCCAATGCGCGCGCTCGGGGCACACCCGCAACGTCCGGCGATACGACAACGATATCGGAATTAAGATAGCCATGTTTGATTAAGTAATCGCCTATGATTGGGCCGCCATAGAGGTGATCGACTGGAAGATCGAAGAATCCTTGAATTTGGTCGGCGTGAAGGTCGAGGGTGACTACACGGTTAGCGCCGGCGCTTGAAATGAAATCAGCGATAAGCCTGGCAGTGACAGGTTCGCGAGGCTTGATCTTCTTGTCCTGGCGGGCATAACCATAATAGGGCATAACCACCGTAATTCGTCCCGCAGATGCTCGGCGGAAGGCATCGAGCATGATGCACAGTTCCATGATGTTGTCATTTACTGGGTCGCATGTGGGCTGAATTAAGAATACGTCATTTCCACGTGCGCTCTCGAGCACCTGAACACGTATCTCGCCATCAGAAAACTTTGATGAAAGCATTTTTCCAAGCGTAACATCCAGCTCGCTTGCTATTCGGTCGGATAATGCTAAGTTTGCATTACCGCTAAAAATGCGTAATTGTTCCATACCACGCTCCTGTTCCAATTGAGACAAGACCTCATCTAGTCCTGGTTGTGCCATTTTTTTGTCCATCCTTCCTTAATAATTTGCCTGCTTCTAGCGATACCCAGGGACTCCTCAGGAATATCATCCGTAATGGTTGATCCTGCAGCGATAACAACATCATCGCCCACTTCAACCGGAGCCACTAAGGTTGTATTTGAACCTATAAAAACACGTTTGCCAATTTTAGTGCGATGCTTTCGCTTGCCGTCATAGTTGCAGGTGATTGTCCCTGCGCCAATATTAGTTCCTTCACCGATGAACGAATCGCCGATATAACTCAAATGGCCTGCAGCTACTTTGGGGCCTAATTCGGAATTTTTGATTTCGACGAAGTCACCTACTGAAGATCGTGTACGCAATACGGCTCCATTTCGCAAGTTAGCAAAAGGTCCTACGCGCACTTCATCTTCGATATAAGCGCCATTGGCTGTCGAATTCTGAAACCGAACCCTATCGCCAATTACCGAATCGATAATCCGAGAGAAAGGCCCTATAGTACATTCGC contains these protein-coding regions:
- a CDS encoding ribose-phosphate pyrophosphokinase, with the translated sequence MAQPGLDEVLSQLEQERGMEQLRIFSGNANLALSDRIASELDVTLGKMLSSKFSDGEIRVQVLESARGNDVFLIQPTCDPVNDNIMELCIMLDAFRRASAGRITVVMPYYGYARQDKKIKPREPVTARLIADFISSAGANRVVTLDLHADQIQGFFDLPVDHLYGGPIIGDYLIKHGYLNSDIVVVSPDVAGVPRARALAEIVKAPIAIIAKRRPEPNKVDIMEIIGDVSGKRCVMIDDIIDTGGSVVQGAEALINRGATEVIAACTHAVFSGEATSRLNNSPLKQVIVTDTVQLGPEKMFEKLTILSVAPLLAEAIKRIHNDQSVSALFDNYR